In Ectothiorhodospiraceae bacterium 2226, a single window of DNA contains:
- a CDS encoding PilT/PilU family type 4a pilus ATPase — protein sequence MDFTALLKLMVHKNGSDLFITAGMPPSMKVNGRVVPVSQNTLTARQAREIVVGLMNDDQKAEFEATRECNFAISASGVGRFRVSAFVQRNMPGMVLRKIETQIPTIESLRLPPVISELAMTLRGLVIFVGGTGTGKSSSLAAMIGYRNKNASGHIITIEDPIEFLHQHGGCIITQREVGLDTMSFEAALKNTLRQAPDVIVIGEIRTRETMDYAIAFAETGHLCLATLHANNANQALDRIINFFPEDRRSQLLNDLSLNLKAVVAQQLIPTPDGSGRVPAVEVLINTPLVSDLIRRAEVHEIKEVMAKSGEQGMQTFDQALYTLYMDGKISYEDAITHADSANSLRLMVKLGTTHGDAVEMGEALKNATLTDD from the coding sequence ATGGACTTCACCGCGCTGTTGAAACTCATGGTCCACAAGAACGGATCGGACCTGTTCATCACCGCCGGCATGCCGCCCAGCATGAAGGTCAACGGGCGCGTGGTGCCGGTGTCACAGAATACCCTCACTGCGCGCCAGGCGCGCGAGATCGTGGTCGGGTTGATGAACGACGATCAAAAGGCGGAGTTCGAGGCGACGCGCGAGTGTAACTTTGCAATCTCCGCGTCCGGTGTGGGGCGTTTTCGCGTCAGCGCCTTCGTGCAGCGCAACATGCCCGGCATGGTGCTGCGCAAGATCGAGACCCAGATCCCGACCATCGAATCACTACGTCTACCGCCGGTTATCAGCGAACTGGCCATGACCCTGCGCGGCCTGGTGATCTTCGTGGGCGGCACGGGGACGGGTAAATCGAGTTCGCTCGCGGCCATGATCGGCTACCGCAACAAGAACGCCAGCGGGCACATCATCACCATTGAGGATCCGATCGAGTTCCTGCATCAGCACGGGGGGTGCATCATCACCCAGCGCGAGGTGGGGCTCGACACCATGTCGTTCGAGGCCGCGCTCAAGAACACCCTGCGGCAGGCGCCGGACGTGATCGTGATCGGCGAGATTCGCACCCGCGAGACCATGGACTACGCCATCGCCTTCGCCGAGACCGGCCATCTGTGTCTCGCCACCCTACACGCCAACAACGCCAATCAGGCGCTGGACCGCATCATCAACTTCTTTCCGGAGGACCGGCGCTCGCAGTTGCTCAACGACTTGTCGCTGAACCTCAAGGCGGTGGTGGCGCAGCAGTTGATCCCCACGCCCGACGGGTCGGGGCGCGTACCGGCCGTGGAGGTGCTGATCAACACGCCGTTGGTCAGTGATCTGATCCGCCGCGCCGAGGTGCACGAGATCAAGGAGGTGATGGCCAAGTCCGGCGAGCAGGGGATGCAGACCTTCGACCAAGCCCTTTACACGCTGTATATGGACGGCAAGATCAGTTACGAGGACGCCATCACCCACGCCGACTCGGCCAACTCGCTGCGCCTGATGGTCAAACTGGGCACCACGCACGGCGACGCGGTGGAGATGGGCGAAGCGCTCAAGAACGCCACCTTGACCGACGACTAG
- the ruvX gene encoding Holliday junction resolvase RuvX has protein sequence MTAERPPRGPRTLLGFDFGTRYIGVAVGQELTGTAQALTALPTRDGGPDWDAITRLVEEWQPQAFVVGLPLNMDDTEQPLTQAARRFGNRLQGRYNCPVYLVDERLTSVEARQRLAEQRRGRRTKQNVDRLAAELILRTWLEQQGA, from the coding sequence ATGACCGCGGAGCGGCCGCCGCGCGGCCCGCGCACCCTGCTGGGCTTCGATTTCGGCACGCGCTACATCGGCGTGGCGGTGGGTCAGGAACTCACCGGCACCGCCCAAGCCCTCACTGCCCTACCCACCCGCGACGGCGGGCCCGACTGGGACGCCATCACCCGCCTGGTCGAGGAGTGGCAGCCGCAGGCGTTCGTGGTCGGCCTCCCCCTCAACATGGACGACACCGAGCAACCGCTCACCCAGGCTGCGCGGCGCTTTGGGAACCGTCTGCAAGGGCGGTATAATTGCCCGGTTTATCTCGTGGATGAGCGCCTTACCAGCGTGGAGGCACGCCAGCGCCTGGCCGAGCAGCGGCGCGGGCGCCGGACCAAACAGAACGTGGATCGGCTGGCGGCGGAACTCATCCTCCGCACCTGGCTGGAACAACAAGGCGCTTGA
- the pyrR gene encoding bifunctional pyr operon transcriptional regulator/uracil phosphoribosyltransferase PyrR: MNPALPAVDTLVDAMARDLKALFASRQVTEPAMIGIHTGGVWVAERLHARLGLEEPLGELDITFYRDDFTRIGMHPQVKPSKLPLQVDDRHIVLVDDVLHTGRTIRAALNEIFDYGRPAAVFLAVLVERSGRELPIEAAVAGAHIDLAPDQHVKLVGPDELRLIVQDAS, from the coding sequence ATGAATCCGGCATTGCCGGCGGTTGATACGCTGGTCGACGCCATGGCGCGCGACCTGAAGGCGCTGTTCGCCAGCCGCCAGGTGACCGAGCCCGCCATGATCGGGATCCACACCGGCGGCGTGTGGGTCGCCGAGCGCCTGCACGCGCGGCTCGGCCTCGAGGAGCCACTCGGCGAACTCGACATCACCTTCTATCGCGACGACTTCACCCGCATCGGCATGCACCCGCAGGTGAAGCCGTCCAAACTGCCCCTCCAGGTCGACGACCGCCACATCGTGCTGGTCGACGACGTGCTGCACACGGGGCGCACCATTCGCGCGGCGCTGAACGAGATCTTCGACTACGGCCGCCCGGCGGCGGTGTTCCTCGCGGTGCTGGTGGAACGCAGCGGCCGCGAGCTGCCCATCGAGGCGGCGGTAGCGGGGGCACACATCGACCTCGCCCCCGACCAGCACGTCAAACTGGTGGGCCCGGACGAGCTGCGTCTGATCGTGCAGGACGCCTCATGA
- a CDS encoding aspartate carbamoyltransferase catalytic subunit: MSLSHRDSVQLDEHGRLRHFLTIEGLKRDALVEILDAAESFATVGAQTVKKVPLLRGKTIVNLFFEASTRTRTTFELAAKRLSADVLNINVSTSATSKGESLLDMLHNLEAMHCDMFVVRHNQSGAAHFIARHVAPHISVINAGDGRHAHPTQAMLDMFTIRRHKGDFGALRVAIVGDIMHSRVARSQIHALTTLGVPEVRVVAPRTLIPAQVEGLGVHVYHDLREGLRDVDVIIMLRLQRERMQGALLPSEHEYFEVYGLTPETLAHAKADAIVMHPGPINRGVEIASSVADGPQSVILEQVTNGIAVRMAVMSLVLGRPPEAEEPRTGGGHG, translated from the coding sequence ATGAGCCTCTCGCACCGCGACAGCGTGCAGTTGGACGAACACGGCCGCCTGCGCCACTTCCTGACCATCGAAGGGCTCAAGCGCGACGCCCTGGTGGAGATCCTCGATGCCGCCGAGTCCTTCGCGACGGTGGGCGCGCAGACGGTGAAGAAGGTGCCGCTGCTGCGCGGCAAGACCATCGTGAACCTGTTCTTCGAGGCCAGCACGCGCACCCGCACCACCTTCGAGCTGGCCGCCAAGCGCCTCTCCGCCGACGTGCTCAACATCAACGTCAGCACCTCGGCGACCTCCAAGGGCGAGAGCCTGCTCGACATGCTGCACAACCTGGAAGCCATGCACTGCGACATGTTCGTGGTGCGCCACAATCAGAGCGGCGCGGCGCACTTCATCGCGCGCCATGTGGCCCCGCACATCAGCGTCATCAACGCCGGTGACGGGCGCCACGCGCACCCCACGCAGGCGATGCTGGACATGTTCACCATCCGGCGCCACAAGGGCGACTTCGGCGCGCTGCGGGTGGCCATCGTCGGCGACATCATGCACTCGCGGGTGGCGCGCTCGCAGATCCACGCGCTCACCACGCTGGGCGTGCCCGAGGTGCGCGTGGTCGCCCCGCGTACCCTCATCCCCGCCCAGGTCGAGGGCCTGGGCGTACACGTCTACCACGACCTGCGCGAGGGGCTGCGCGACGTCGACGTCATCATCATGCTGCGCCTGCAGCGCGAGCGCATGCAGGGCGCGTTGCTGCCGAGCGAGCACGAATACTTCGAAGTCTACGGCCTCACCCCGGAGACCCTGGCGCACGCCAAGGCGGACGCGATCGTGATGCACCCCGGCCCGATCAATCGCGGGGTGGAGATCGCCTCGTCGGTGGCGGACGGGCCGCAGTCGGTCATCCTGGAGCAGGTCACCAACGGCATCGCGGTGCGCATGGCGGTCATGTCGCTGGTGCTCGGGCGTCCGCCGGAGGCCGAGGAGCCGCGGACGGGAGGTGGTCATGGCTGA
- a CDS encoding type IV pilus twitching motility protein PilT, translating into MDITELLAFAVKNGASDMHLSAGLPPIIRVDGDIRRINVPPLDHKAVHSLVYDIMNDKQRKDYEEFLETDFSFEIQGLARFRVNAFNHNRGAGAVFRTIPSKILSLEQLNAPEVFKEIADQPRGIVLVTGPTGSGKSTTLAAMVDYKNNTEYGHILTVEDPIEFVHESKRCLVNQREVHRDTLGFNEALRSALREDPDVILVGEMRDLETIRLALSAAETGHLVFGTLHTSSAAKTIDRIIDVFPAAEKTMVRSMLSESLRAVISQTLLKKVGGGRIAAHEIMISTPAIRNLIREDKVAQMYSAIQTGQSVGMQTLDQCLLGLVQKGLISKQDARARAVNKESFR; encoded by the coding sequence ATGGATATCACCGAGCTGTTGGCCTTCGCCGTCAAGAACGGCGCCTCCGACATGCACCTTTCCGCGGGCCTGCCGCCCATCATTCGCGTCGACGGCGATATTCGCCGCATCAACGTCCCACCGCTGGATCATAAAGCGGTGCATTCGTTGGTGTACGACATTATGAATGATAAGCAACGCAAGGACTACGAGGAGTTCCTGGAGACCGATTTCTCGTTCGAAATCCAGGGGCTGGCCCGCTTTCGCGTCAACGCCTTCAACCATAATCGTGGCGCCGGGGCGGTGTTTCGTACCATTCCCTCGAAAATCCTCTCGCTGGAGCAGCTGAATGCCCCCGAGGTGTTCAAGGAGATCGCCGATCAGCCGCGGGGCATCGTGCTGGTGACCGGCCCGACCGGCTCGGGAAAGTCGACCACGCTGGCGGCGATGGTGGACTACAAGAACAACACCGAGTACGGCCACATCCTCACCGTGGAGGACCCGATCGAGTTCGTGCACGAGAGCAAGCGCTGCCTGGTCAATCAGCGCGAGGTGCATCGCGATACGCTCGGCTTCAACGAGGCGCTGCGCTCGGCGCTGCGCGAGGACCCCGACGTCATCCTGGTGGGTGAGATGCGCGACCTCGAGACCATCCGCCTCGCCCTGTCGGCGGCCGAGACGGGCCATTTGGTGTTCGGCACCCTGCACACCAGTTCAGCCGCCAAGACCATCGACCGCATCATCGACGTGTTCCCCGCCGCGGAGAAGACCATGGTGCGCTCCATGCTGTCGGAGTCGCTGCGCGCGGTGATCTCGCAGACGCTGCTCAAGAAAGTGGGCGGCGGGCGTATCGCGGCGCACGAGATCATGATTTCCACCCCCGCCATCCGCAACCTGATCCGCGAAGACAAGGTGGCGCAGATGTACTCGGCGATCCAGACGGGTCAGTCCGTCGGCATGCAGACCCTCGACCAGTGCCTGCTCGGCTTGGTGCAGAAGGGGCTGATCAGCAAGCAGGACGCACGCGCCCGCGCGGTTAACAAAGAAAGCTTCCGCTGA
- a CDS encoding dihydroorotate dehydrogenase electron transfer subunit, protein MPSAASSKPHRDTLLVEDAEVLSQQGYPGDQYVLRVQAPRIAARAQPGSFAHITCDPLLPMRRPLSIMRVSPEAGWVDFLYKALGTGTNLLARRVPGERISLIGPIGVPFQPEPGRPRALLLGGGVGIPPMIFLAEHLRALGGHRPLVLMGSEVPFPFTARPSQIMLPGMPEGVIAAMPLMEDWKIPSRLATKQGYPGCFDGYVPELARQWLNALDAPARAEVAIYACGPHPMLEATARLGAEFDVPCQVSLEEFMACAVGGCAGCVVEVQTATGAAMKRVCVDGPVFAARSVFPHAYA, encoded by the coding sequence ATGCCATCCGCCGCCTCCTCCAAGCCGCACCGCGATACCCTGCTGGTCGAAGACGCCGAGGTCCTCAGCCAGCAGGGCTACCCCGGCGACCAGTACGTGCTGCGCGTGCAGGCGCCGCGCATCGCCGCACGGGCCCAGCCCGGCAGTTTCGCCCACATCACCTGCGATCCGCTGCTGCCCATGCGCCGTCCCTTGTCCATCATGCGGGTCAGCCCCGAGGCCGGTTGGGTGGACTTCCTCTACAAGGCACTGGGCACCGGCACCAACCTGCTCGCCCGGCGCGTACCCGGCGAACGCATCAGCCTGATCGGCCCCATCGGCGTGCCGTTCCAGCCGGAACCCGGCCGTCCACGCGCCCTGCTGCTGGGCGGCGGCGTGGGCATTCCGCCCATGATCTTTCTCGCCGAACACCTGCGCGCGCTGGGCGGCCATCGACCGCTGGTGCTGATGGGTTCGGAGGTACCGTTCCCCTTCACCGCACGGCCGTCCCAGATCATGCTTCCAGGCATGCCCGAAGGTGTAATCGCGGCCATGCCGCTCATGGAGGACTGGAAGATTCCAAGCCGCCTGGCAACCAAGCAAGGCTACCCCGGCTGCTTCGACGGTTACGTGCCGGAGCTCGCGCGGCAGTGGCTGAACGCGCTGGACGCGCCGGCGCGCGCGGAGGTCGCGATCTACGCCTGCGGCCCGCACCCGATGCTGGAAGCAACCGCGCGCCTGGGCGCGGAGTTCGACGTGCCCTGTCAGGTCTCGCTGGAGGAGTTCATGGCCTGCGCCGTGGGCGGCTGCGCGGGCTGCGTGGTCGAGGTGCAGACCGCGACCGGGGCGGCTATGAAGCGCGTGTGCGTGGACGGGCCGGTGTTCGCCGCGCGCAGCGTGTTTCCGCACGCCTACGCCTGA
- a CDS encoding FAD:protein FMN transferase, which produces MALLLALALAGCTRDAPLQHAQFFVLGTLVEVTLYDVDAAAADQAFAALSTELQHLHRTWHAWEPGPLTELNAGLARGERVVADPDLLPLLRSGREWALRSGELFNPAIGGLVALWGFHAEEPAERRVPPTDAAIDDWLAEAPGMRDLIIEGDSVRSTHPRLQLDFGAFAKGVAVDRAVARLQALGIEHAIVNAGGDLRAIGRPGDRPWRIGIRHPRAETVLAAIEVSGDESVFTSGDYERTFSHEGRLYHHILDPRRGRPAEGVASVTVVAPQGALADAAATALFVAGFEGWPAVARALDIDQVMLVDPEGRVAITPALAARIQFEFDPPALQVVPLDDTR; this is translated from the coding sequence ATGGCGCTGCTCCTGGCGCTCGCGCTCGCCGGCTGCACGCGCGACGCGCCGTTGCAGCACGCGCAGTTCTTCGTGCTCGGCACGCTGGTGGAAGTGACGCTGTATGACGTCGATGCAGCCGCCGCGGACCAGGCCTTCGCGGCCCTCAGTACCGAGCTGCAACACCTGCATCGCACCTGGCATGCCTGGGAACCCGGCCCGCTGACCGAGCTCAACGCCGGCCTGGCGCGCGGCGAGCGCGTCGTCGCGGACCCGGATCTGCTGCCCCTGCTGCGCAGCGGCCGCGAATGGGCGCTGCGCAGCGGCGAACTCTTCAATCCCGCAATCGGCGGCTTGGTGGCGTTGTGGGGCTTCCATGCCGAGGAACCGGCCGAGCGGCGCGTCCCGCCGACCGACGCGGCCATCGACGACTGGCTGGCGGAGGCGCCGGGCATGCGCGACTTGATTATCGAAGGCGACAGCGTGCGCAGCACCCATCCGCGCCTGCAGCTCGACTTCGGGGCGTTTGCGAAAGGCGTCGCGGTGGACCGTGCCGTCGCCCGGTTGCAGGCGCTCGGCATCGAGCACGCGATCGTCAACGCGGGCGGCGACCTGCGCGCCATCGGCCGCCCCGGGGATCGCCCCTGGCGCATCGGCATCCGCCACCCGCGCGCCGAGACGGTGCTGGCCGCGATCGAGGTGAGCGGCGACGAGAGCGTATTCACCTCCGGCGACTACGAGCGCACCTTCTCCCACGAGGGGCGTCTCTACCACCATATCCTCGACCCCCGCCGCGGCCGCCCGGCCGAAGGCGTGGCCAGCGTGACGGTGGTCGCCCCGCAGGGCGCACTGGCCGACGCCGCCGCCACCGCTTTGTTCGTGGCCGGTTTCGAGGGCTGGCCGGCGGTGGCACGCGCCCTCGATATCGACCAGGTGATGCTGGTCGACCCCGAAGGCCGTGTCGCCATCACGCCCGCGCTCGCCGCGCGCATACAGTTCGAGTTCGACCCGCCGGCGCTGCAGGTGGTGCCCCTCGATGACACGCGCTGA
- a CDS encoding dihydroorotase — protein MAEAYSIVGGRLIDPEQGLDGNFDLHIADGRVLAVGAPPQGFEAARIDAQGCVICPGLIDLHARLREPGQEHKGTIASETAAAAAGGVTTLCCPPDTDPVIDTPAVIRLIRQRAEEAGHARVLPLGALTLGLAGERLAEMNELREAGCIGYSNAAHPITNTLVMRRAMEYAASCGLPVFLAAEDAFLSPKGYAHEGAVSTRLGLPGLPESAETIIVARDLLLIEQTGVRAHFCKLSTARAVQMVGEAQRRGLPVTAQVTAHHLHLSEMDLGYFNSDCHVQPPLRTQRDMEGLRAGLASGVISAVCSDHQPHDPDAKLAPFSESEPGISALETLLPLALRLGEQRVMSLPDVVARLTRDPARILGIDAGHLRPGAAADVCVFDPERYWTLAAEGMHSRGRNTPFLGWEFKGRVTHTFLAGRLVYQARD, from the coding sequence ATGGCTGAGGCGTACAGCATCGTCGGCGGGCGCCTCATCGATCCCGAGCAGGGGCTGGATGGCAACTTCGACCTGCACATCGCCGACGGGCGCGTGCTCGCGGTGGGGGCGCCGCCGCAGGGCTTCGAGGCCGCGCGCATTGACGCGCAGGGCTGCGTGATCTGCCCGGGCCTGATCGATCTGCATGCGCGGCTGCGCGAGCCGGGCCAGGAGCACAAGGGCACCATCGCCAGCGAAACCGCGGCCGCCGCCGCGGGCGGGGTCACCACGCTGTGCTGCCCGCCCGACACCGACCCGGTGATCGACACCCCGGCGGTGATCCGCCTGATCCGCCAACGCGCCGAGGAGGCCGGCCACGCGCGCGTGCTGCCGCTGGGCGCCCTGACCCTCGGCCTGGCCGGCGAGCGCTTGGCCGAAATGAACGAGCTGCGCGAGGCGGGCTGCATCGGCTACAGCAACGCCGCGCACCCGATCACCAACACCCTGGTGATGCGCCGCGCGATGGAGTACGCCGCCAGCTGCGGGCTGCCGGTGTTCCTCGCGGCGGAAGATGCGTTCCTCTCGCCCAAGGGCTATGCGCATGAGGGCGCGGTCAGCACCCGCCTCGGCCTGCCCGGCCTGCCCGAGAGCGCCGAGACGATCATCGTCGCGCGCGACCTGCTGCTGATCGAGCAGACCGGGGTGCGCGCGCATTTTTGCAAGCTCTCCACGGCGCGCGCGGTGCAGATGGTGGGCGAGGCCCAGCGCCGGGGGCTCCCCGTCACGGCGCAGGTGACGGCGCACCACCTGCACCTGAGCGAAATGGACCTCGGCTACTTCAACAGCGACTGCCACGTCCAACCGCCGCTGCGGACCCAGCGTGACATGGAAGGGCTGCGCGCCGGCCTCGCCTCCGGGGTGATCAGCGCGGTGTGCTCGGACCACCAGCCCCACGATCCCGACGCCAAGCTGGCCCCCTTCAGCGAGAGCGAGCCCGGCATCTCGGCGCTGGAGACACTGCTGCCGCTCGCCCTGCGCCTGGGCGAACAGCGCGTGATGAGCCTGCCCGACGTGGTGGCGCGCCTGACGCGCGACCCGGCCCGGATCCTCGGCATCGACGCCGGCCACCTGCGCCCGGGCGCGGCCGCCGACGTATGCGTCTTCGATCCCGAGCGCTACTGGACGCTCGCGGCCGAGGGCATGCACAGCCGCGGGCGCAATACCCCGTTCCTGGGCTGGGAGTTCAAGGGACGCGTGACCCACACCTTCCTCGCCGGGCGCCTGGTGTACCAGGCGCGCGACTGA
- a CDS encoding energy transducer TonB, giving the protein MASVREPRIPQGERLAVTVLLAVSVHALLILGLTFEWPEPKQPEVTTMEVTLVPQQDAPPPEEAHYLAQANQEGAGNPEASRERPQEAAAPPPPSATEAAAEPESSPAEEQAAPETLTAPVPEAPAPEAAEQNPASAPEQAPLPPARELLDRSREIAKLSAEVLERQDAYDQRLRRAYVSASTREYLYASYEEAWRSKVERLGNQYYPAEARRRNLSGRLIMEVGINPDGSLYGIEIVESSGHAVLDDAAVQIVRRGAPYAPFSPEMREKIDVLHIIRIWEFRADERMSTRR; this is encoded by the coding sequence ATGGCCTCCGTACGCGAGCCTCGCATACCGCAGGGAGAACGTCTCGCCGTCACCGTGCTGTTGGCGGTGTCGGTGCATGCGCTGTTGATCCTCGGCTTGACCTTCGAGTGGCCCGAGCCCAAGCAGCCTGAGGTCACCACCATGGAGGTGACGCTGGTGCCTCAGCAGGATGCCCCCCCGCCCGAGGAAGCCCACTACCTCGCGCAGGCCAACCAGGAGGGCGCCGGCAATCCCGAGGCGTCGCGCGAACGGCCCCAGGAGGCCGCCGCGCCCCCGCCGCCGAGCGCGACCGAGGCGGCAGCGGAACCGGAATCGAGCCCCGCCGAGGAGCAGGCAGCCCCCGAGACGCTCACGGCCCCGGTCCCCGAGGCGCCCGCCCCCGAAGCGGCCGAGCAGAACCCCGCCAGCGCCCCCGAGCAGGCGCCCCTGCCGCCGGCACGCGAACTACTCGACCGCAGCCGCGAGATCGCCAAGCTGTCGGCCGAGGTCCTCGAGCGCCAGGATGCCTACGATCAGCGTCTACGCCGCGCCTATGTGTCGGCCAGCACGCGCGAGTATCTCTACGCCAGCTACGAGGAGGCTTGGCGCAGCAAGGTCGAGCGCCTGGGCAATCAGTACTATCCCGCCGAGGCGCGCCGCCGCAACCTCTCCGGTCGGCTGATCATGGAGGTGGGCATCAACCCCGACGGCAGCCTCTACGGCATCGAGATCGTGGAGTCGTCGGGGCATGCGGTGCTGGACGATGCCGCGGTGCAAATCGTGCGCCGCGGCGCCCCCTACGCGCCCTTCTCACCCGAGATGCGCGAGAAGATCGACGTATTGCACATCATCCGCATCTGGGAGTTTCGGGCCGACGAGCGCATGAGTACGCGCCGCTGA
- a CDS encoding Gx transporter family protein: protein MRSLRSEPYDHRIAWLAALALAIHVAESALPSPLPGVKPGLANVITVAVLCLYGWRAAAWVSVLRVLAGGLVLGTFLSPTFLLSAAGAAASLAVLWLAQFAPGRGFGPLGYSVLAALGHMAGQFYLAYWVFIPHPALHALLPILMTAAFVLGVANGIIAAAMLRRLARA from the coding sequence ATGCGCTCCCTGCGCAGCGAGCCGTACGATCACCGCATCGCCTGGCTGGCGGCGCTGGCGCTCGCCATTCATGTGGCGGAAAGCGCCCTGCCGAGCCCGCTGCCGGGCGTCAAGCCCGGGCTGGCCAACGTCATCACCGTTGCGGTGCTTTGCCTCTACGGCTGGCGCGCCGCCGCGTGGGTGAGCGTGCTGCGCGTGCTGGCCGGCGGCTTGGTGCTCGGCACCTTTCTCAGCCCGACGTTCCTGCTGAGCGCCGCGGGCGCCGCGGCCAGCCTGGCGGTGCTGTGGCTGGCGCAGTTCGCCCCCGGCCGCGGCTTCGGCCCGCTGGGCTATAGCGTGTTGGCGGCCCTCGGCCACATGGCGGGTCAGTTCTACCTGGCCTACTGGGTGTTCATCCCGCACCCCGCGCTACACGCCCTGTTGCCCATATTGATGACGGCTGCCTTCGTGCTGGGTGTGGCCAACGGTATAATCGCCGCAGCCATGCTGCGCCGCCTGGCGCGCGCGTGA
- a CDS encoding YqgE/AlgH family protein, producing MDAVNLTDHFLIAMPGLADPNFFHSVTYICEHNSEGALGIVINRPLDLHLDEILAQMGISEFAPQAGALPVFLGGPVQPERGFVLHRPGGEWEGSLEVTPEVTLTTSRDIIEAVAQGEGPTQLLVALGYAGWGAGQLERELADNSWLSGPSDWHVIFDTPAEQRWSVAAAHLGVDVSRLSHQAGHA from the coding sequence ATGGACGCCGTGAACCTGACCGATCATTTCCTCATCGCCATGCCTGGCTTGGCGGACCCCAATTTCTTCCACAGCGTCACCTACATCTGCGAGCACAATTCGGAAGGCGCCCTGGGCATCGTGATCAACCGCCCGCTGGACCTGCACCTGGACGAGATCCTGGCCCAGATGGGCATTAGCGAGTTCGCGCCGCAGGCCGGCGCGCTGCCGGTCTTTCTGGGCGGGCCCGTGCAACCCGAGCGCGGCTTCGTGCTGCACCGCCCCGGCGGCGAGTGGGAAGGCTCGCTGGAGGTCACCCCCGAGGTCACGCTGACCACCTCGCGCGACATCATCGAGGCGGTGGCGCAGGGCGAAGGGCCGACCCAGCTCCTGGTGGCGCTGGGTTACGCCGGCTGGGGCGCCGGTCAGCTCGAGCGGGAGTTGGCCGACAACAGCTGGCTCAGCGGCCCCTCGGACTGGCACGTCATCTTCGACACCCCCGCCGAACAACGCTGGAGCGTGGCGGCCGCCCACCTCGGCGTGGACGTCAGCCGCCTGTCGCACCAAGCCGGCCACGCATGA
- a CDS encoding NusG domain II-containing protein: protein MTRADFLALLGGAALLPVLYWRHWGTEQGPPVAARLLDPGGDRLVRLDRNGEYRVQGSRGVSVIEVREGRVRFADSACRNRHCIHRGWLGAAGETAACVPNRVALQILGRPRGYDVINY, encoded by the coding sequence ATGACACGCGCTGACTTCCTCGCCCTGCTGGGGGGCGCGGCGCTGCTCCCCGTGCTCTATTGGCGCCACTGGGGCACCGAACAGGGTCCCCCGGTCGCCGCACGCCTGCTCGACCCGGGCGGCGACCGCCTGGTGCGCCTGGACCGCAACGGCGAATACCGCGTACAGGGCAGCCGCGGCGTGAGCGTGATCGAAGTCCGCGAGGGGCGCGTCCGCTTCGCCGACTCGGCATGCCGCAACCGCCACTGCATCCATCGCGGCTGGCTCGGTGCGGCCGGCGAGACCGCCGCCTGCGTGCCCAATCGCGTCGCGCTGCAGATCCTGGGGCGCCCCCGCGGCTACGACGTGATCAACTATTGA